A section of the Petrimonas sulfuriphila genome encodes:
- a CDS encoding PatB family C-S lyase: MQYNFDEIIDRSTSHSVKLNKLKTVFGRDDLIPLWVADMDFLSPPAITEALIERTRHGIFGYTVPYDGYFLSIINWLKDRHSYEVYRNEITFVPGVVKGFAFAIDAFTKKNDKIIIQPPVYHPFRIVPEALERRVVNNPLLLENGKYSIDFEGLKGIIAENDCKMLILCNPHNPVGRVWNEDELIQLAEICYDNNILVVSDEIHSDLTLPGFRHRPFATVSEKAKENSITLMAPSKTFNIAGIVSSFAVIHNPEIRKLYLNYLAPRELDQATIYALAATEAAYNYGEEWLDQALAYIQKNIDFVENYLKEYIPQINAVKSEATFLVWLDCRALNLTQQELVDLFVNKAKLALNDGTVFGKEGEGFMRLNVGTPLSNIEKALDNLRKALNS; this comes from the coding sequence ATGCAATATAATTTCGACGAAATCATCGACCGGTCAACCTCACACAGTGTAAAGCTGAATAAGCTGAAGACGGTTTTCGGGCGCGATGACCTCATCCCCCTCTGGGTGGCCGACATGGATTTTCTATCGCCTCCGGCAATTACCGAAGCGCTGATCGAGAGAACCCGACACGGTATTTTCGGATATACGGTTCCTTACGACGGGTATTTCCTTTCCATCATCAACTGGCTCAAAGACAGACACAGTTATGAAGTTTACCGCAATGAAATCACTTTCGTTCCGGGTGTAGTGAAAGGCTTTGCCTTTGCTATTGATGCGTTTACCAAAAAAAACGACAAGATAATCATTCAGCCGCCGGTTTATCATCCGTTTCGGATTGTTCCCGAAGCGCTTGAAAGACGGGTTGTAAACAATCCTTTGCTTTTGGAGAACGGAAAATACTCTATCGATTTTGAAGGATTAAAGGGAATTATCGCCGAAAACGATTGCAAGATGCTTATCCTCTGCAATCCTCACAATCCTGTAGGAAGAGTATGGAATGAAGATGAACTGATACAACTGGCGGAAATCTGTTATGACAACAACATCCTGGTTGTTTCCGACGAAATTCATTCCGACCTGACCTTGCCCGGGTTCAGGCACCGACCCTTTGCCACGGTGTCGGAAAAGGCAAAAGAGAACAGTATCACGCTGATGGCCCCAAGCAAAACCTTCAACATTGCCGGGATTGTCAGTTCTTTTGCCGTTATCCACAACCCGGAGATAAGGAAGCTGTACTTGAATTACCTGGCTCCCCGGGAACTCGACCAGGCAACTATTTACGCACTGGCTGCTACCGAAGCCGCATACAATTACGGTGAGGAATGGCTGGATCAGGCACTGGCATACATTCAGAAAAATATCGATTTCGTTGAAAATTACCTAAAGGAATACATTCCGCAAATCAACGCAGTGAAGTCTGAAGCTACCTTTCTCGTCTGGCTGGATTGCAGGGCGTTGAACCTTACGCAGCAGGAACTGGTTGACCTGTTTGTCAACAAAGCAAAACTGGCGCTAAACGACGGCACTGTTTTCGGGAAGGAAGGAGAAGGATTTATGCGGTTGAACGTGGGTACACCCCTTTCGAACATCGAGAAAGCACTCGATAATCTGAGAAAAGCGTTAAACAGCTAA
- a CDS encoding FKBP-type peptidyl-prolyl cis-trans isomerase — MKISDSKYVTLTYDLNVGEGDERELMEQATPEKPLEFIFGTNSMLKAFEDNIYGLSEGDPFKFTLSPEEAYGDFDESRIIDLPKNIFEVDGKIDNEMLFEGNTLPMMDTDGNRLMGSVVSITGDTVTMDFNHPLAGETMHFEGTVQGVRDASPEEIAALFSGSGCGCGSGGCGGCDEETESGGCGSGGCGSGCSC, encoded by the coding sequence ATGAAAATTTCTGACAGCAAATATGTAACCCTGACATACGATCTAAACGTAGGCGAAGGGGACGAACGTGAACTCATGGAACAGGCCACTCCCGAAAAGCCGCTCGAATTTATTTTCGGCACAAACTCGATGCTGAAAGCTTTCGAAGACAATATCTACGGGCTTTCGGAAGGCGATCCATTTAAGTTTACACTGAGTCCTGAAGAGGCTTACGGTGATTTTGACGAATCAAGGATCATTGACCTCCCCAAAAACATTTTCGAGGTGGACGGAAAGATAGACAATGAAATGCTTTTCGAAGGCAATACATTGCCCATGATGGATACCGATGGAAACCGGCTGATGGGATCGGTTGTCTCCATTACCGGCGACACGGTAACCATGGATTTCAACCATCCCCTGGCAGGCGAAACCATGCATTTTGAAGGGACTGTGCAAGGTGTACGTGACGCCTCTCCCGAAGAGATAGCGGCCCTGTTTTCCGGAAGTGGATGCGGTTGCGGAAGTGGAGGTTGTGGCGGTTGCGATGAGGAAACCGAGTCCGGAGGCTGTGGAAGCGGCGGTTGCGGAAGCGGTTGTAGCTGTTAA
- a CDS encoding cation:proton antiporter, which yields MILALDLALPVSNPTVQFLLLFSIVLIAPIVFNRIKVPSLIGLIIAGAVIGPFGLFIMSRDSNMIMLGNAGLLYIMFLAGIEIDVAEFKKNSSRSLVFGLLTFSIPMTIGVFAGYYLLSLSLISSVLLASMFASHTLIAYPIISKLGAGKNRAVTVAIGGTMITDTLALLVLAVIISMNEGQVTTAFWAQLTLSIIVFTLVVAFLFPLVGRWFFKKFQDSASQFIFVMVMIFLGGFLAELAGIEAIIGAFLAGLAMNKLIPHISPLMNRIDFVGNAIFIPIFLISVGMLIDYRAFVTGFETIKVAIVMTVVAISAKFLAAWATQKIYGYSNAERKLIFGLSNAQAAATLAAVMVGHRVGLLDDNILNGTIVMILVTCTIASFRAQKGAIDLSFAEGNLEDENTLTEERILIPIANKDTLKDLVELSLVIKSKTNTQDLYALNIIKSTGTTPQAEKESLKLLEEAVRLGAGAETVIQPLRRYDMNVLNGILGIVKKYAITDVVMGLHVKQEISESFLGDLIEGILEKTRSTTFVYKAIQPLSTIKKRLVIIPPNADKEIGFPFWLSKIWNLGRNTGAKLSFYATNDILEILKQINKTHPIDVDFKEFSDWNDFLVLSKEVGKDVGLIIVMSRLRKASYHETMKRVPDYINKYFKNTNFMLLYPVQSATTDNYHNDMANASLLASIRNLGGFGEALLSTVKKSDPSE from the coding sequence ATGATTCTGGCATTAGATCTGGCATTACCCGTTTCGAACCCGACGGTCCAGTTTCTGCTCCTGTTCTCGATTGTCCTGATTGCACCCATTGTTTTCAATCGAATAAAAGTGCCGTCACTTATCGGACTAATCATTGCCGGAGCTGTAATTGGCCCTTTCGGACTGTTTATCATGTCGCGTGACAGCAACATGATCATGCTCGGCAATGCCGGCTTGTTATACATCATGTTCCTGGCAGGCATTGAAATCGACGTTGCCGAGTTTAAAAAAAACAGCTCCAGAAGCTTGGTTTTTGGCCTGCTCACCTTTTCAATTCCTATGACAATAGGTGTTTTTGCCGGATATTACCTGCTCAGCTTAAGCTTGATCTCTTCGGTGCTGCTGGCCAGTATGTTTGCGTCACACACGCTTATTGCCTACCCCATAATCAGTAAGTTAGGAGCCGGGAAGAACAGAGCGGTAACCGTTGCTATCGGCGGGACTATGATTACCGACACGCTGGCATTGTTGGTGCTGGCAGTTATCATCAGCATGAACGAAGGCCAGGTCACAACTGCGTTCTGGGCACAACTGACACTCTCCATCATCGTCTTCACACTGGTGGTTGCTTTTCTTTTTCCCCTTGTAGGCAGGTGGTTTTTCAAAAAATTCCAGGACAGTGCGTCGCAGTTCATTTTCGTGATGGTGATGATCTTTCTGGGAGGTTTCCTGGCAGAACTGGCGGGGATTGAAGCCATCATCGGCGCCTTTCTGGCCGGATTGGCTATGAACAAGCTTATTCCACACATTTCACCGCTGATGAACCGGATCGATTTCGTAGGAAATGCCATTTTCATTCCCATATTTCTGATCAGTGTGGGGATGCTTATCGATTACCGGGCGTTCGTTACCGGATTTGAGACTATCAAGGTAGCCATCGTGATGACGGTTGTGGCCATTTCAGCAAAGTTTCTGGCGGCTTGGGCCACACAGAAAATTTACGGTTATTCCAACGCCGAACGGAAGCTTATTTTCGGCTTGAGCAACGCTCAGGCCGCAGCCACGTTGGCTGCTGTCATGGTAGGACATCGAGTGGGCTTACTCGACGACAACATCCTGAACGGCACCATCGTGATGATTCTCGTTACGTGCACCATCGCTTCGTTTCGTGCACAGAAAGGTGCTATCGACCTCTCTTTTGCCGAAGGTAACCTGGAAGACGAGAACACCTTAACCGAGGAACGGATCCTCATCCCCATCGCCAACAAGGATACGCTGAAAGATTTGGTCGAACTGAGCCTGGTTATTAAATCCAAAACCAACACGCAGGATTTATATGCGCTCAACATCATCAAGAGCACCGGGACAACACCTCAAGCGGAGAAAGAGTCGCTAAAGCTACTGGAAGAAGCCGTCAGGCTGGGTGCAGGTGCCGAAACCGTTATTCAGCCCCTCCGCCGGTACGACATGAATGTGTTGAACGGAATTTTGGGTATTGTAAAAAAATACGCCATCACCGATGTGGTTATGGGTTTGCATGTAAAACAGGAAATATCGGAATCGTTTCTGGGCGACCTTATCGAGGGTATCCTGGAAAAAACACGTTCAACCACCTTTGTTTACAAAGCCATTCAGCCGCTATCGACAATCAAAAAGAGGTTGGTAATCATTCCTCCCAACGCCGATAAGGAAATCGGGTTCCCGTTCTGGCTTTCGAAAATCTGGAACTTGGGCAGAAATACGGGAGCAAAACTCAGTTTTTACGCCACCAATGATATACTTGAAATTTTAAAGCAAATCAACAAAACACATCCCATTGATGTTGATTTTAAAGAATTCAGCGATTGGAACGATTTTTTGGTCTTATCGAAGGAAGTTGGTAAAGATGTGGGATTGATTATCGTGATGAGCCGTTTACGCAAAGCTTCGTACCACGAAACCATGAAACGTGTTCCCGATTACATCAACAAGTATTTCAAGAACACCAACTTCATGCTGCTCTATCCGGTTCAGTCGGCCACTACGGATAATTATCACAACGACATGGCCAACGCCTCACTGCTTGCCTCCATCAGGAATCTCGGCGGATTTGGCGAAGCCCTCCTTTCGACGGTAAAGAAAAGCGACCCGTCTGAGTAA
- the aroC gene encoding chorismate synthase produces MNTFGNIFRLTSFGESHGEAVGGVIDGCPPGIELDLEFIQNELDRRRPGQSRITTPRVESDKVVFLSGIFEGKTTGTSIGFIIKNENQHSADYNNLKDIYRPSHADYTYFQKYGIRDHRGGGRSSARETIARVVAGAVAKLYLKQAGVSVTAYTSQVGEIKLDNNYKQYDLTTIEDTPVRCPDTEKANEMINLIKEVQYKGDTIGGVVTCVIQGTPVGLGEPVFGKLHAALGSAMLSINAVKGFEYGHGFDVSRRGSEMNDSFFNDNGKISTRTNYSGGIQAGISNGQDIYFRVAFKPVSTILMEQQTVDVHGNDTTIKARGRHDACVLPRAVPIVEAMAAMVILDYYLLAKM; encoded by the coding sequence ATGAATACTTTCGGAAATATTTTCAGGCTTACATCGTTTGGAGAGTCCCACGGTGAAGCCGTGGGGGGAGTTATTGACGGTTGCCCGCCGGGGATCGAGCTGGATTTGGAATTCATCCAAAACGAACTCGACAGGCGACGCCCGGGACAATCGCGCATTACCACACCACGCGTCGAATCGGACAAGGTGGTTTTTCTGTCCGGCATCTTCGAAGGCAAAACAACCGGAACCTCCATCGGTTTTATCATTAAGAATGAAAATCAACACTCGGCCGATTATAACAACCTGAAAGATATTTATCGCCCTTCACACGCCGATTATACCTATTTTCAAAAATACGGCATCCGCGATCACCGCGGCGGTGGCCGGTCATCAGCACGAGAAACCATAGCCCGAGTAGTGGCGGGAGCTGTGGCCAAATTGTACCTGAAGCAGGCCGGTGTATCGGTTACCGCCTACACTTCACAGGTAGGTGAAATTAAACTGGACAACAACTACAAACAATACGACCTTACCACTATCGAAGACACGCCCGTTCGATGCCCCGATACCGAAAAGGCAAATGAGATGATCAACCTTATCAAGGAAGTCCAGTACAAAGGGGATACCATCGGGGGGGTGGTTACCTGCGTTATACAGGGGACACCCGTAGGCCTTGGCGAGCCGGTCTTTGGGAAGCTGCACGCGGCACTGGGCTCGGCCATGCTCAGCATTAACGCCGTGAAAGGATTTGAGTACGGACACGGCTTCGATGTAAGTCGCCGGGGTTCGGAAATGAACGATTCATTTTTCAACGACAACGGGAAAATAAGTACCCGCACCAACTATTCCGGCGGTATCCAGGCGGGTATTTCCAACGGACAGGATATTTATTTCCGGGTGGCCTTCAAACCTGTTTCCACCATTTTAATGGAACAGCAAACCGTGGATGTCCACGGAAACGACACGACCATTAAGGCCCGCGGGCGACATGACGCATGCGTTCTTCCCCGCGCTGTTCCCATCGTTGAGGCGATGGCCGCCATGGTTATTTTGGACTACTACCTGCTGGCTAAAATGTAG
- a CDS encoding IS1634 family transposase, translating to MSRIERTIQNAPQSILNRIYDSIGFGAIGDDILRHLVVARVCQPLSKVATVEYLKSYFDEDVHLHNIYRYMDRLYSSQQELVHKISVEHTLKILGGCIGLVFYDVTTLYFESAPKPDDELRQAGFSKGGKSAESQIVLGLLVSEDGYPLSYSIFNGSQYEGRTMIPIIDDFVRRFSLTDFIVVADSGLMSERNVKLLESAGYKYILGARIRSESPRIKEWILSIEKKDGHCQSCMKNETQRLIVSYSDPRARKDAWNRDKGVARLRTAFVKGTLTKDRLNKRGFNKFLDINKDITVSINEEKIIDDSRWDGLKGYITNTALPATEIISQYHGLWVVERAFRIGKTSLEMRPMFHFTEKRIEAHICICFIANKVYKELERTIRNIGLNMSVDKVLDIAKTITTLKIRLPNGELYTQTIYTTSQQEAIKPLIEPDVG from the coding sequence ATATCCCGTATTGAACGTACAATACAGAATGCACCGCAATCGATTCTGAACAGGATCTATGACAGTATCGGTTTTGGAGCTATAGGTGACGATATCCTGCGCCATCTTGTGGTAGCGCGCGTGTGTCAGCCCTTGAGCAAGGTAGCCACGGTAGAGTACCTGAAGTCGTACTTCGATGAGGACGTTCACCTTCATAATATCTACAGGTACATGGACAGGCTATACTCCAGCCAGCAAGAATTGGTTCACAAGATCAGCGTGGAGCATACACTGAAGATCCTGGGCGGCTGCATCGGTCTCGTGTTCTATGATGTAACGACGCTATATTTTGAATCCGCACCCAAGCCGGACGATGAATTGCGTCAGGCAGGGTTCTCCAAGGGTGGTAAGAGCGCTGAATCGCAGATTGTCCTGGGACTTCTGGTGAGCGAGGATGGATATCCACTGTCTTATTCCATCTTCAACGGCAGTCAGTATGAAGGCAGAACAATGATACCAATCATCGACGACTTCGTCCGACGATTCTCGCTAACGGACTTCATTGTCGTGGCAGACTCCGGATTAATGAGCGAGAGAAATGTGAAGCTCCTGGAATCTGCCGGTTACAAGTATATCCTTGGTGCCCGGATCCGGAGCGAGTCACCAAGAATCAAGGAGTGGATACTTTCCATTGAGAAGAAGGATGGTCATTGTCAATCATGCATGAAGAACGAGACGCAGCGGCTGATTGTCAGTTATTCTGATCCCAGGGCCAGGAAAGATGCCTGGAATAGGGATAAAGGCGTTGCAAGACTACGCACTGCTTTTGTCAAAGGAACGCTGACAAAGGACAGGTTGAATAAACGTGGCTTCAACAAGTTCCTTGATATCAATAAAGACATTACTGTCAGCATCAACGAGGAAAAGATTATAGACGACAGCCGTTGGGACGGATTGAAAGGGTATATTACCAACACGGCGTTACCCGCTACGGAGATAATTTCCCAATATCACGGTCTTTGGGTTGTTGAAAGAGCATTTCGAATTGGTAAGACCTCACTGGAGATGCGTCCGATGTTTCACTTTACAGAGAAACGAATCGAGGCTCACATCTGCATCTGCTTCATTGCCAATAAGGTTTATAAGGAGCTTGAAAGGACTATTCGGAATATCGGCCTCAATATGAGCGTGGATAAGGTGCTGGACATCGCTAAGACGATAACGACACTGAAAATAAGGTTGCCAAACGGTGAACTATACACGCAGACCATCTACACTACATCACAACAGGAGGCAATTAAGCCTCTGATCGAGCCAGATGTCGGATAG
- a CDS encoding alpha-L-rhamnosidase N-terminal domain-containing protein, with product MINQVNQIFLCSFLFLSLFPVSFAQPASHWVSYPSANQTAYGVYHFRKSFELDKVPDKMVIHVSADNRYNLFVNGKRVCYGPAKGDLKTYKYDIIDIAPFLHIGENLLAALVFNGGDDKPMAFISVQTAFMLRVENSNFSELNTNSNWKVYKNPAYRVISYHEMLFKERWFYGFYACGGGDEIFAEKYPWGWETTGFDDSGWIAAEPLLFDKQPPWNLVPRNIPFMDNHLAYPAKIRKVNNADIPIGKWDGTSSLTIPANTKANILIDFEVLTMGYPELAVQGGSGSYIQVKYAEALYEAVNLKAHRDSVNNLNMFGVWDIFHADGGERVFRFYLN from the coding sequence ATGATTAATCAGGTAAATCAAATATTTCTATGTAGTTTCCTGTTTTTATCCTTATTCCCGGTGAGTTTCGCTCAACCAGCGTCGCATTGGGTATCCTACCCTTCTGCCAATCAAACAGCATACGGAGTATACCATTTCCGAAAAAGCTTTGAACTGGATAAAGTCCCCGACAAAATGGTTATCCACGTTTCAGCCGATAACAGGTATAATCTTTTTGTGAATGGCAAACGGGTTTGTTACGGACCGGCAAAAGGTGATCTTAAGACTTATAAGTACGATATAATTGATATCGCTCCATTCCTACATATCGGCGAAAACCTTCTGGCAGCACTTGTTTTTAATGGAGGCGATGATAAACCTATGGCATTTATTTCGGTACAAACGGCTTTTATGTTGCGTGTGGAAAACAGCAATTTTAGTGAATTGAATACTAACAGTAACTGGAAAGTCTATAAAAATCCTGCGTATCGGGTGATTTCCTATCATGAGATGTTATTTAAAGAACGGTGGTTTTATGGGTTTTATGCCTGTGGCGGCGGTGACGAGATCTTTGCCGAAAAATATCCATGGGGTTGGGAAACAACAGGATTTGACGACAGCGGTTGGATTGCTGCTGAACCCTTATTGTTTGACAAGCAACCGCCCTGGAACCTTGTTCCAAGAAACATCCCATTTATGGATAACCATTTGGCCTATCCTGCTAAAATCAGAAAAGTGAACAACGCCGATATCCCTATTGGCAAATGGGACGGGACATCAAGTTTGACCATTCCTGCCAACACAAAAGCCAATATTCTAATCGATTTTGAGGTGTTAACTATGGGTTACCCCGAACTAGCTGTGCAGGGAGGTAGCGGGAGCTACATTCAGGTAAAATATGCCGAGGCACTGTATGAGGCGGTTAACCTTAAGGCTCATCGTGACTCGGTGAATAATCTGAATATGTTTGGCGTATGGGATATTTTTCATGCAGATGGAGGAGAACGCGTATTCCGATTTTATTTGAATTGA
- a CDS encoding Gfo/Idh/MocA family oxidoreductase yields MNTRKEKPHPDEDKNILSRRSALKALAGIPVLGLFGYELFDKISWDKKKQSRLIKELGLEDIHIQQKVPAVSKGDLIRIGIIGFGNRANALANGLGFMHPETVESYTKSGRLKNWLEQENLNVAITGICDVFDMNAERGLVTAGNELLAGGAKPSGLKVKRYRTYREMLDDDSIDAVVIATPDHHHARMTTDAVKAGKHVFCEKSIALHEDELQEVYHTVKNSDRVFQLGHQITKNVVFQQAKEIIKRGILGKIALVETTTNRNSAEGAWIRHLDEYGNPKPGSLKTIDWEQWLGDCPKVPFTIDRFYNWTKFFDYDTGMLGQLFTHEFDAVNQLLNIGIPKSAVSSGGIYFWKDNREIPDQIQSVFEYPDKELTLMYSGCLANSRQRGRYFMGPDASMELSGTLTITADNDSVKYKKQLEAGLFNANSPMIHVSPGSGEIDAISTATEKYYVSRGLTTTKINGKEIDVTHLHLKEWIDCIRNGGETSSNIERAYEEGITVLMAHKSYVEKRRVEWDPVRNKII; encoded by the coding sequence ATGAATACAAGAAAAGAGAAACCTCATCCCGATGAAGATAAAAACATCCTCTCGCGCAGAAGTGCATTGAAAGCATTGGCAGGGATACCGGTTTTGGGATTATTCGGATATGAACTGTTTGATAAAATAAGCTGGGACAAAAAAAAACAGTCCCGGTTAATTAAAGAATTGGGACTTGAAGACATCCATATCCAACAAAAAGTCCCTGCCGTTTCAAAAGGTGATCTGATCCGGATTGGAATAATAGGCTTTGGAAACAGGGCGAATGCACTTGCCAACGGACTCGGGTTTATGCATCCCGAAACAGTGGAAAGCTATACAAAAAGCGGCAGGTTAAAAAACTGGCTGGAACAGGAAAATTTAAATGTGGCAATCACCGGAATCTGCGATGTGTTTGATATGAATGCAGAAAGAGGATTGGTTACAGCCGGAAACGAACTTTTAGCAGGCGGAGCCAAACCGTCGGGATTAAAGGTCAAACGATACCGGACTTACCGGGAGATGTTGGATGATGATTCTATCGATGCAGTGGTTATTGCCACACCCGACCATCATCATGCCCGCATGACCACGGATGCGGTAAAGGCAGGAAAACATGTCTTTTGTGAAAAAAGTATTGCATTACACGAAGATGAATTACAGGAAGTATATCATACGGTAAAAAACAGCGACCGCGTATTCCAGCTTGGCCACCAGATTACCAAGAATGTTGTTTTTCAGCAAGCGAAGGAGATTATCAAAAGAGGAATTCTCGGGAAAATTGCTTTGGTTGAGACCACTACAAACCGAAATAGTGCCGAGGGAGCCTGGATCAGACACCTGGACGAATATGGCAACCCGAAACCGGGAAGCCTAAAGACAATTGACTGGGAACAATGGTTGGGTGACTGTCCGAAAGTCCCTTTTACAATTGATCGGTTTTATAATTGGACAAAGTTTTTTGATTACGACACCGGGATGTTAGGACAACTTTTTACACATGAATTCGATGCAGTAAACCAGTTGCTTAATATTGGAATCCCAAAATCGGCGGTTTCCTCCGGCGGTATTTATTTTTGGAAGGATAACCGGGAAATACCCGATCAAATCCAGTCCGTTTTTGAATATCCCGATAAAGAGCTGACTTTAATGTACAGCGGTTGCCTTGCTAACAGCCGACAGCGGGGACGTTATTTTATGGGACCCGACGCATCCATGGAGTTAAGTGGAACATTAACCATTACAGCAGACAACGACTCTGTAAAATATAAAAAACAACTTGAAGCCGGACTTTTCAATGCAAACAGTCCCATGATTCACGTGAGTCCAGGATCGGGAGAAATTGATGCTATATCAACCGCAACCGAAAAGTATTATGTCTCAAGAGGCCTCACCACCACCAAAATAAACGGAAAGGAAATTGATGTCACACACCTGCATCTCAAGGAGTGGATCGATTGTATCCGCAACGGCGGAGAGACCAGCAGCAATATCGAACGTGCATATGAAGAAGGTATAACCGTATTGATGGCACATAAATCGTATGTGGAAAAAAGAAGGGTTGAATGGGATCCGGTAAGGAATAAAATTATATAA
- a CDS encoding DoxX family membrane protein: MAKVQPFTNLQLSALVILRFLAGWHLLYEGVSKLLNPGWSAAGFLGESQWIMSGISNWIVSNNNVLNAVDFLNTWGLIAIGLGLILGLFTSFAAFSGAILLFIYYFNNAPIVGIEYTIPSEGNNLLVNKTLIEAMSLFVLAVFPTGSIIGLDVFINRLKIRK, encoded by the coding sequence ATGGCAAAAGTACAACCATTTACAAATCTACAATTAAGCGCATTGGTTATTTTACGATTTCTCGCTGGCTGGCACTTACTTTATGAAGGAGTCTCTAAACTGCTTAATCCCGGCTGGTCCGCTGCTGGCTTTCTCGGGGAATCTCAATGGATCATGTCTGGAATTTCCAATTGGATTGTCTCGAATAACAATGTATTGAATGCGGTAGATTTTTTAAATACATGGGGGCTTATCGCGATCGGATTGGGATTGATCCTGGGATTGTTCACAAGTTTTGCCGCATTTTCGGGAGCAATCCTTTTGTTCATATATTACTTCAATAATGCCCCAATCGTTGGTATAGAATACACGATTCCCTCAGAAGGAAATAATCTTCTTGTCAACAAAACCCTCATTGAAGCCATGTCACTTTTTGTTCTGGCCGTTTTTCCTACCGGTTCAATTATTGGCCTGGATGTCTTTATTAATCGTTTAAAAATTAGAAAATGA
- a CDS encoding amidohydrolase, with protein sequence MNKKDDIKRLASEIKNDIISKRRYLHQNPELSFQEYNTSAFIKDSLNALGITWEPIVGTGVVATIQGRYDSDQVVAARADMDALPVSEKTDLSYISLNDGVMHACGHDVHVSSLLGVAEILTKLDNNFSGTVKLIFQPAEEILPGGAMRVIQENALDNPKVNAMIGQHVMPSIPTGKVGIKPGEFMASMDEIRIKISGRGGHGAEPHKNSDPIVAASAVILALQQVVSRLNNPNTPSVLSFGKVQANGSINIIPDEVLIEGTFRTVDEQWRNEACKRIESIVHSVAEGYGCQSVIDIRKGYPSLHNDITLTKRIKELMRDYLGAENIIDLPVWMASEDFAYYARVTDACFYALGVGYEGTENPSLHNPLFDINEDSIELGIGLMTYLILSLLNK encoded by the coding sequence ATGAACAAAAAGGATGATATTAAGCGTCTTGCTTCTGAAATAAAAAATGACATTATTTCTAAAAGAAGATATCTGCACCAAAACCCGGAATTATCTTTTCAGGAGTATAACACCTCGGCATTTATAAAAGACTCCTTGAATGCCTTGGGTATTACATGGGAGCCTATAGTGGGCACCGGCGTTGTGGCTACGATTCAAGGACGATATGATTCTGATCAGGTAGTCGCTGCAAGAGCCGACATGGATGCGTTGCCTGTTTCAGAAAAAACAGATCTGAGTTACATATCTTTAAATGATGGCGTTATGCATGCCTGTGGACATGATGTTCATGTTTCTTCACTTTTAGGAGTAGCGGAGATACTCACAAAACTGGACAATAACTTCAGCGGGACAGTAAAGCTGATTTTTCAGCCTGCCGAAGAGATATTGCCCGGGGGAGCAATGCGGGTCATTCAAGAGAATGCCCTGGATAACCCCAAAGTAAACGCGATGATCGGACAGCATGTAATGCCCTCCATACCGACAGGGAAAGTGGGTATTAAACCGGGAGAATTTATGGCATCCATGGATGAGATAAGAATAAAGATTTCAGGTAGGGGAGGACATGGCGCAGAACCCCATAAAAACAGCGATCCGATAGTGGCAGCTTCGGCAGTTATACTTGCATTGCAGCAGGTTGTGAGCCGGCTGAATAACCCCAACACCCCGTCGGTTCTCTCTTTTGGGAAAGTCCAGGCGAACGGATCCATAAATATTATCCCCGACGAGGTTTTGATTGAAGGAACTTTTCGTACCGTGGACGAGCAGTGGAGAAACGAGGCGTGTAAAAGAATTGAATCCATAGTCCATTCGGTCGCGGAAGGATATGGATGCCAATCCGTCATCGATATAAGAAAGGGATACCCCTCGCTTCATAACGATATTACATTAACGAAAAGGATTAAAGAACTGATGCGTGATTATTTGGGAGCGGAGAATATTATAGATCTGCCCGTTTGGATGGCTTCCGAGGATTTTGCTTATTATGCCCGGGTGACGGATGCCTGTTTCTATGCATTGGGAGTGGGATATGAAGGAACCGAAAATCCCTCGCTGCATAATCCGTTGTTCGATATCAATGAGGATTCCATCGAACTCGGTATTGGATTGATGACCTATCTGATTTTAAGTTTATTAAATAAATAA